One window from the genome of Microcoleus sp. bin38.metabat.b11b12b14.051 encodes:
- a CDS encoding peptidylprolyl isomerase has product MLHSYNLSIETCKRWVKTLALAVLLFALSLSFSAVSHAKRPSSSMPAGNAITDGRALLRYALPLDNQTVRELQISLEDIGNHIRSKRWGPISSDVSKASRILNLRESDILASVPDAKQPSAEALVVRVKEGVAELEKAVEAKDREKVIDLKAKILGSVGEIEELMVTEFPFEVPAKYANLPQLKGRATVAVETEKGTITLVLDGYSAPVTAGNFVDLVDRGFYDGLPFIRSEESYVLQTGDPEGKEEGFIDPGTGKYRSVPLEVLVRDEKQPVYGITLEDAGRYRDEPVLPFSAFGTVAMARAEAEPDSGSSQFFFFLFEPELTPAGLNLLDGRYAVFGYVVEGKEVLEQLKQGDKIVSAKVIKGKENLVPPQV; this is encoded by the coding sequence ATGTTGCATTCGTACAATTTGTCGATCGAGACGTGCAAGCGTTGGGTCAAAACCCTCGCTTTAGCAGTCCTGCTGTTCGCGCTCTCCCTGAGTTTCAGTGCAGTCTCCCATGCCAAACGCCCCAGCAGCAGTATGCCTGCTGGGAATGCGATTACCGACGGCCGCGCACTGCTGCGCTACGCTCTACCTCTTGACAATCAGACTGTGCGAGAATTGCAAATCAGTCTCGAAGACATTGGCAACCACATCCGTTCTAAACGTTGGGGGCCCATCAGCAGCGATGTCAGCAAGGCTTCGAGGATTCTCAACTTGCGGGAGTCTGACATTTTAGCGAGTGTTCCCGATGCGAAACAGCCGTCCGCTGAGGCGCTAGTCGTGCGAGTCAAGGAGGGAGTCGCCGAACTGGAAAAGGCTGTTGAGGCTAAAGACAGGGAAAAAGTGATTGACTTGAAAGCCAAAATCCTCGGTTCGGTAGGCGAAATCGAAGAGTTAATGGTGACGGAGTTTCCGTTTGAAGTGCCCGCCAAGTATGCTAATCTGCCTCAACTCAAAGGTCGCGCTACTGTGGCTGTGGAAACCGAAAAGGGAACAATTACTCTGGTGCTTGACGGCTACAGCGCCCCGGTAACTGCTGGTAATTTTGTGGATTTGGTCGATCGAGGTTTTTATGATGGTTTACCATTTATTCGATCGGAAGAATCCTACGTTTTGCAAACCGGAGACCCCGAAGGCAAGGAAGAGGGCTTTATTGACCCCGGTACTGGCAAATACCGCAGTGTGCCTCTGGAAGTGCTGGTTAGAGATGAAAAACAGCCTGTTTACGGGATTACTCTAGAAGATGCGGGACGCTATCGCGACGAGCCTGTTTTGCCTTTTTCGGCTTTCGGTACTGTCGCCATGGCCCGCGCCGAAGCTGAACCAGACAGCGGTTCTTCTCAGTTTTTCTTTTTCTTGTTTGAACCCGAACTTACCCCCGCTGGCTTAAATTTGTTGGACGGTAGGTATGCTGTTTTTGGTTACGTGGTTGAAGGAAAAGAGGTTTTAGAGCAACTGAAGCAGGGAGACAAGATTGTCTCTGCTAAGGTGATTAAAGGTAAGGAAAATTTGGTGCCACCTCAAGTTTGA
- the accB gene encoding acetyl-CoA carboxylase biotin carboxyl carrier protein: MQLDLNQLCELLTVLDKTGISELTLKSGELELTVRKGILAEPGNAAALSATAAPTSVAPIALEAVASPTAAPPPAAAQNLAAAGTQPPAAAPAAVPAAVPAPVDTKWVPIISPMVGTFYRAAAPDEPPFVNVGDRISVSQTVCIIEAMKLMNEIDADEVSGQVMEILVQNGQPVEYGQVLMRINPD, translated from the coding sequence GTGCAACTAGACTTAAACCAGCTTTGCGAACTGCTCACTGTTTTGGACAAAACAGGCATTTCGGAACTGACGTTAAAAAGTGGGGAGCTTGAACTTACTGTTCGCAAAGGCATTCTAGCCGAACCAGGCAATGCTGCTGCGCTCTCTGCTACCGCAGCACCGACGAGTGTCGCTCCGATCGCCTTGGAGGCTGTTGCTAGCCCCACTGCGGCGCCACCTCCTGCTGCGGCCCAAAATTTAGCCGCGGCTGGAACCCAGCCCCCTGCTGCTGCGCCTGCTGCGGTGCCTGCTGCGGTGCCTGCTCCTGTCGATACCAAATGGGTGCCAATTATCTCGCCGATGGTAGGAACCTTTTATCGCGCTGCTGCTCCCGATGAGCCGCCTTTTGTGAATGTGGGCGATCGTATCAGCGTCAGCCAGACAGTCTGCATTATCGAAGCGATGAAGCTGATGAACGAGATTGATGCTGATGAAGTGTCGGGTCAAGTGATGGAAATTTTAGTGCAAAATGGCCAACCTGTCGAATACGGTCAAGTTTTAATGCGAATTAATCCGGATTGA
- the efp gene encoding elongation factor P: MISSNDFRTGVSIEWNNGVWRVIEFLHVKPGKGSAFVRTKLKNVQTGNVVEQTFRAGETMPQANLEKNVMQHTYKEGDRFVFMDMETYEESTLTAKQIGDRVKYLNEGMEVSILRWNEQIMEVELPNSVVLEVKQTDPGVKGDTATGGSKPAIVSTGAQVMVPLFISIGERIRIDTREDKYLGRE; encoded by the coding sequence ATGATTTCCAGTAACGACTTTCGGACAGGTGTTTCAATTGAATGGAATAACGGCGTGTGGCGGGTTATCGAATTCCTCCACGTCAAGCCAGGAAAAGGCTCAGCTTTTGTGCGGACAAAATTAAAAAATGTCCAAACCGGAAACGTGGTAGAACAAACTTTCCGGGCCGGCGAGACTATGCCTCAAGCCAATCTCGAAAAGAACGTGATGCAGCATACCTATAAAGAGGGCGATCGGTTCGTCTTTATGGATATGGAAACTTACGAGGAAAGTACCCTCACTGCCAAGCAAATAGGCGATCGCGTCAAATACCTCAATGAAGGGATGGAAGTCAGCATTCTGCGCTGGAACGAGCAAATCATGGAAGTGGAACTGCCCAACTCTGTTGTCTTGGAAGTGAAACAAACCGATCCCGGAGTCAAAGGAGATACTGCCACCGGTGGCAGCAAACCCGCGATCGTCTCCACCGGAGCTCAAGTTATGGTGCCTCTGTTTATTTCCATTGGAGAACGGATTCGGATTGATACTCGTGAAGACAAGTACCTCGGCCGAGAGTAG
- a CDS encoding GerMN domain-containing protein, producing MKDGQEVRRVPTAVIAGVCGLALVTGGGIAWWTANRSPTSTDTNSAAPTTAPALSPSPAQSPAVIIPVPLPTRVQGPTAQTPAPQVQTPAPQIQTPQVLAPQALAPKSPQPKPLPQNAGQTVQVYWVKDANGKFQGVPTKVAIAQADKPEATLQAAFNSLLAGPKDGTVSSEIPKGTKLRSLSVKNDGVYVDLSSEFTSGGGSTSMTSRLGQVIYTATSLKPNTKVWISVEGKPLELLGGEGLEVAQPSTRQIFDKNFPVR from the coding sequence ATGAAAGATGGACAAGAAGTACGCCGCGTCCCCACAGCAGTCATTGCCGGTGTTTGCGGGTTGGCTTTAGTGACTGGAGGGGGCATTGCTTGGTGGACGGCGAACCGTTCGCCAACCTCCACAGACACGAACTCTGCCGCTCCGACAACCGCTCCGGCGCTGTCTCCAAGTCCTGCCCAATCCCCTGCTGTAATTATCCCCGTACCCCTGCCAACTCGGGTGCAAGGGCCTACGGCTCAGACGCCTGCGCCGCAGGTACAGACGCCTGCGCCGCAGATTCAGACGCCGCAGGTTCTGGCGCCACAGGCTCTAGCGCCCAAGTCGCCGCAGCCAAAGCCTCTGCCCCAGAATGCAGGCCAGACAGTCCAAGTCTACTGGGTTAAAGATGCCAACGGCAAATTTCAGGGAGTTCCTACGAAAGTAGCTATCGCACAAGCTGACAAGCCTGAGGCAACTTTACAAGCTGCTTTTAACAGTTTGTTGGCAGGGCCCAAGGATGGAACTGTATCTAGTGAAATTCCTAAGGGGACAAAACTCCGCAGTTTGAGTGTCAAAAATGATGGAGTTTATGTGGATTTGTCTTCCGAATTTACTTCGGGGGGAGGCAGCACTTCGATGACGAGTCGGTTAGGGCAAGTTATCTATACGGCTACGAGTTTAAAACCGAATACCAAGGTTTGGATTTCGGTGGAAGGCAAGCCTTTAGAACTTTTGGGTGGCGAAGGTTTGGAAGTGGCTCAGCCGAGTACCCGCCAAATTTTTGACAAAAATTTTCCTGTGCGCTAA
- a CDS encoding metalloregulator ArsR/SmtB family transcription factor, producing the protein MLIFRDHFSPVSLMQSSQPVPQEVVQQVAEYFSILSEPMRLRILNLLRDGEKCVQELVEATQTSQANVSKHLKLMLQAGILTRRSEGTSAYYKVQDELIFELCTMVCDRLASRIEQQALNFRAFSLTVKP; encoded by the coding sequence ATGCTAATATTTCGAGATCACTTCTCTCCGGTGAGTTTGATGCAGTCATCCCAGCCTGTCCCGCAAGAGGTTGTGCAACAAGTTGCTGAATATTTCAGTATTCTGAGCGAGCCAATGCGTTTACGAATTTTGAACTTGCTTCGCGACGGCGAAAAATGCGTGCAAGAGTTGGTGGAAGCTACCCAAACCAGTCAAGCCAATGTTTCTAAGCACCTAAAACTTATGCTCCAAGCTGGCATCCTCACTCGCCGGAGTGAAGGGACTTCAGCTTATTATAAGGTGCAAGACGAGTTAATTTTCGAGCTGTGTACTATGGTGTGCGATCGGCTAGCCAGCCGCATCGAACAGCAAGCCCTCAACTTTCGGGCATTTAGCCTGACTGTCAAGCCTTGA
- a CDS encoding DUF3466 family protein, with the protein MSVRKKSIDSQIDKQGTCSLPKSEVQDMQKLKKRLEQTDWSGFVQSCLSLTAFTVLGFSAVEPVSAASLHTGFASYAITDLGQTNAYGIANSGQVLVSNGVAGVWDNGQITEIKDTTWAYQMNSSGQVVGRYLSENWTDNAYVWENGQRTDLGYFGGISSSASDINDAGQIVGKFNTTTEKFNPFLWQNGEMIDLGTLGFNGGAMGINNQGQVVGYSGLALHVTHAFQWENGNMIDLGTLPGYNGSIAYDINDSGQAIGYSSNSATRQSHATLWSNGEILDLGTLGGNMSAAIAINNKGQVAGFDTVSGNGGANHAFIWEDGEMADLNSLIDQDSGWFLQQVSGINDSGQIVGQGINRATGQSHAFLLNPICGSSQRNPLLPDSFEDGWHTFNNVVSRKWFDPPTAAGFTFKIGDAVANASSGGTGDGCIIDKSPIAFTPNPTEPSLFTKILGLPSGIDADELFSVVVGGREIGKFKPNEVVDFVALLGYGVSEFRVAGIDAAIDPKNPLAFPIKLESNRDKFSFKMRADSAEAVPEPSEIAGIVTSAAFFAGLVLKRKRKLAAIGSAIEIGD; encoded by the coding sequence GTGTCTGTGCGTAAAAAGTCGATCGACTCTCAGATAGATAAACAGGGAACTTGTTCTCTGCCAAAATCTGAGGTGCAGGATATGCAAAAATTAAAAAAAAGGCTGGAACAAACGGACTGGAGCGGTTTTGTACAAAGCTGTCTGTCCTTGACTGCTTTCACCGTCTTAGGATTTAGCGCGGTTGAACCTGTAAGTGCCGCCAGTCTCCATACTGGTTTCGCTTCCTATGCCATTACCGACCTCGGCCAAACAAATGCCTACGGTATAGCCAATTCCGGACAAGTCCTAGTTAGTAATGGTGTTGCTGGGGTGTGGGACAACGGTCAGATAACTGAAATCAAAGACACCACTTGGGCTTACCAAATGAATAGTTCCGGTCAAGTGGTGGGTCGCTATCTGAGTGAAAATTGGACGGATAATGCCTACGTGTGGGAAAACGGTCAAAGGACAGACCTCGGTTATTTTGGTGGTATCAGCAGTTCAGCCAGTGACATCAATGATGCAGGACAAATAGTTGGTAAGTTTAACACTACCACAGAAAAATTTAATCCCTTTTTGTGGCAAAATGGCGAGATGATTGATCTGGGTACTCTTGGTTTCAATGGAGGAGCCATGGGTATCAACAATCAAGGTCAAGTAGTTGGTTATTCTGGTCTTGCTCTCCATGTAACTCATGCTTTCCAGTGGGAAAATGGCAACATGATTGACTTGGGAACCCTTCCAGGATATAACGGCAGCATTGCTTATGATATCAATGATTCTGGGCAGGCGATCGGCTATTCGTCAAATAGTGCGACTCGGCAAAGTCACGCTACTTTGTGGTCAAACGGTGAAATTTTAGACCTCGGTACTCTTGGTGGTAATATGAGTGCTGCGATCGCCATTAACAACAAAGGACAAGTAGCAGGTTTTGATACGGTTAGTGGCAATGGCGGGGCAAATCATGCTTTCATCTGGGAAGATGGCGAAATGGCTGACCTCAATAGTCTGATTGATCAGGACTCTGGTTGGTTTTTGCAACAAGTAAGTGGCATTAACGATAGCGGTCAAATTGTGGGACAGGGCATTAACCGTGCAACGGGGCAAAGTCATGCTTTTCTCCTCAACCCAATCTGCGGTAGTTCTCAGCGAAATCCTTTATTACCTGATAGTTTTGAGGATGGTTGGCACACTTTTAATAATGTTGTCAGCCGTAAATGGTTCGATCCGCCCACGGCTGCTGGTTTTACTTTCAAAATAGGCGATGCTGTGGCGAATGCTAGCAGCGGCGGAACTGGTGACGGGTGTATTATTGACAAAAGCCCGATCGCATTTACTCCCAATCCCACCGAACCCTCGCTATTCACAAAAATCCTCGGTTTACCCAGCGGCATTGATGCTGACGAATTGTTTAGCGTCGTAGTTGGCGGCAGAGAAATCGGCAAATTCAAGCCTAATGAAGTGGTAGATTTTGTGGCTTTACTCGGTTACGGTGTCTCGGAATTTCGCGTCGCTGGTATCGATGCAGCAATTGATCCAAAAAATCCTTTAGCTTTTCCGATTAAGTTGGAATCTAATCGCGATAAGTTTTCGTTTAAGATGCGGGCTGATTCTGCTGAAGCTGTTCCTGAACCTTCCGAAATTGCGGGTATCGTAACTTCTGCTGCTTTTTTTGCTGGGCTGGTGCTCAAGCGGAAACGGAAATTAGCAGCGATTGGATCGGCGATTGAAATCGGCGATTGA
- the thiL gene encoding thiamine-phosphate kinase, translating into MLIKDIGEQGLLRILQKFCPAEIVGDDCAVLPTNPHQSLAVTTDMLVDGVHFSDRTTGPYYAGWRAAAANLSDLAAMGARPLAVTVGLAVAADTAVDWVEEFYRGMTACLEVYHTPIVGGDVVRSPVVSVAITAFGQVEENRTICRSKARSNWAIVATGFHGASRAGLELLLNPEFGQNLEKGDRDFLILAHQRPKPRLDVLPILWEILDAAGAMEPPLSPPLAKGGKQELEIEPPLSPPLAKGGKQELEIEPPLSPPLAKGGKQELEIEPLMEGEKQESNSPSPPLSKGGPGGVNSPITLAGMDSSDGLADAIVQVCRASGVGAKVDRTKIPIPPILNEIVSTEKALDWALYGGEDFELVLFLPIDRAKLFVEQIGDGCAIVGITTDSTDIWLTDSTGICPDVALEIDRGFQHF; encoded by the coding sequence ATGCTGATTAAAGATATCGGAGAACAAGGTCTTTTAAGAATACTACAAAAATTCTGCCCCGCCGAAATTGTCGGGGATGATTGCGCGGTACTTCCAACAAATCCTCACCAATCTCTGGCGGTGACAACGGATATGTTGGTGGATGGAGTGCATTTTAGCGATCGCACCACAGGCCCTTATTACGCAGGATGGCGGGCGGCGGCGGCGAATTTGTCGGATCTGGCCGCGATGGGTGCAAGACCTCTGGCGGTGACGGTAGGCCTCGCTGTGGCGGCGGATACTGCTGTGGATTGGGTGGAAGAGTTTTATCGGGGGATGACGGCTTGTTTGGAAGTGTATCATACGCCGATCGTCGGTGGGGATGTGGTGCGATCGCCCGTGGTGAGTGTGGCGATTACGGCTTTTGGCCAGGTTGAGGAAAATCGTACCATTTGTCGGTCAAAGGCGCGATCGAATTGGGCGATTGTGGCGACTGGGTTTCACGGAGCGTCCCGCGCGGGATTAGAATTATTGTTGAATCCAGAATTCGGGCAGAATCTGGAAAAGGGCGATCGAGATTTTCTCATTCTCGCTCATCAGCGGCCTAAACCGAGGCTTGATGTTTTGCCCATTTTGTGGGAAATTTTAGATGCTGCGGGTGCGATGGAACCCCCCCTCAGTCCCCCCCTTGCTAAGGGGGGGAAGCAAGAGTTAGAAATTGAACCCCCCCTCAGTCCCCCCCTTGCTAAGGGGGGGAAGCAAGAGTTAGAAATTGAACCCCCCCTCAGTCCCCCCCTTGCTAAGGGGGGGAAGCAAGAGTTAGAAATTGAACCCCTGATGGAGGGTGAGAAACAAGAGTCGAATTCTCCTTCTCCCCCCCTTAGCAAGGGGGGGCCGGGGGGGGTGAATTCCCCAATTACTCTCGCCGGAATGGATAGCAGCGATGGTTTAGCTGATGCGATTGTTCAAGTTTGTCGGGCTAGCGGTGTTGGTGCAAAAGTCGATCGCACGAAAATACCAATTCCACCTATTTTAAACGAAATCGTCTCAACCGAGAAGGCTCTGGATTGGGCGTTGTACGGTGGCGAGGATTTTGAGTTAGTGTTGTTTTTGCCGATCGACCGTGCTAAACTATTTGTCGAACAAATCGGTGATGGTTGTGCGATCGTCGGAATCACTACTGATAGCACGGATATTTGGTTGACTGATAGCACTGGAATTTGCCCTGATGTGGCATTGGAGATCGATCGAGGATTTCAACACTTCTAA